The sequence ACGGAGACTGACCTTATGGCCACAAGCCAGAACACCGAACGCCTCGACCGGATCATGCAGGCAGCCCCGGTCATTCCGGTGCTGATCGTGGAAGACCCCGCCAAGGCTGTGCCGATGGCCCGCGCGCTGGTGCGCGGCGGCCTTCCGGCCATCGAAATCACGCTGCGCACGCCGAAGGCGCTTGAGGCGATCCGCGCCGTCGCCGCCGAGGTGCAAGGCGCCTTCGTCGGGGCAGGCACCGTTCTGGATGCCGCGCAGTATCAGGCCGCCGTGGAGGCCGGCGCCACCTTCGTCGTCTCGCCCGGTGCGACCGACCGGCTGCTGGCGGCCGCATCCGACCACGACGTGCCGCTGCTGCCGGGCAGCTCCACCGCCTCGGAAGTGATGAAGCTGCTGGAGGCCGGCTACTCGCGCCTCAAGCTGTTCCCGGCCGAGGCTGTCGGCGGCGCCAATCTGCTCAAGTCGCTTGCCTCGCCGCTGCCGGCCGCGCGCTTCTGCCCGACCGGCGGCATCACCGAGAAGACCGCCCCCACCTATCTCGGTCTGCCGAATGTCGTGTGCGTCGGCGGCTCATGGATTGCCGGGCCGGATGCGATAGCCGCCGAGGACTGGGACGGCATCGAGGCCCGCGCGCGCCGGGCGGCGCAGCTGTCGGCCTGATCCGCGGCCTCGCACGAGAAAGGGAGCAGGCCTTGGCAGAAAATAATCTTGCCACTGGCCTGTCCTCGCCCTTGAAGGGGATTTTTGCCGTTCCCATCTGCTTCTGGCTGCGGACCCCTTCGTCCGCACTCCATGAGGCATCCATCCATGTCACAGTCGCAGGATACCGCCACCCCGGCGGTTGCAGCCCGGACGAAAGTCCGTCCGGGCCTGACCTTCTTCATTGTCGTCGTCTCCGCAACGCTGCTCTTTGCCGCCGAAATCTGGGCAATGACCCTCGGCTTCCTTTGGGCCTTCATCGGCATCATGTCGCTCAGCTCGGTCAGCGCCATCGTCCTCTCCGCGCTGGTCCTGCCGCTCGCCGCCTTCGCCACCTGGCGCCTGGCCGTCCTCGCCGTTCGCGGCGAGTTGGACTTGCTCCCTGTCTCTTCCGATCGCCAAGTGCGAGGATCGACAACCCGGACCGGGTAAGCGCGTTCCTCCAAGGAACGCTTGCCGGCGGCGCGCGTGTGCCGGCCGGCGAGCCCGGATGCCCTGCCCCGGTTCTCAAGACCTGGGCCTTGCCATGGCTTCGAGGGACGGATGCGTCCAGCGAATGCCCGGATCGGAATTGTCATGCTCCTCGACATCGCCCTTGTGGGCCTCGGTCTCGTCCTGCTGTTCTTCGGCGGCGACCTTCTCGTGCGCGGCGCGGTGGCGCTGGCGGCACGCCTCAGCGTTCCCCCTCTTCTGATCGGCCTGACCATCGTCGGCTTCGGCACCTCCATGCCCGAGCTGCTGGTCTCGCTGAACGCCGCCTTAGCCGGCCTGCCGGATATCGCCGTCGGCAACGTCGTCGGCTCGAATACGGCCAACATCCTGCTCATTCTCGGGCTTGCCGTGCTGGTCGCGCCGCTGCCAACGCGCATTCCCGGCCTCTCGCGGGACCTTGCGGTGATGCTGGCCAGCGCCGGCTTGCTGGCGGTACTTGCCATGGATGGGCGGATCGCCGGCTGGCAGGGCCTGCTGCTCCTGACGCTGCTCGCCGCCTATCTCGTCTACGGCGCCATCCGCGGCCGCTCGCAGGGCGCGGAAGAGCCCGACACCGGTTCCTCGCTGAAGCTCTGGCAGATGCTCGGCTTCCTTGCAGCCGGCCTTGTCGCCCTCGTCTTCGGGGCGGACTTCCTGGTCGATGGGGCAACCAGCCTGGCGCGCGGCGTCGGCGTTTCGGACGCGGTGATCGGCCTGACCATCGTCGCGGTGGGCACCAGCCTGCCGGAGC comes from Stappia sp. 28M-7 and encodes:
- the eda gene encoding bifunctional 4-hydroxy-2-oxoglutarate aldolase/2-dehydro-3-deoxy-phosphogluconate aldolase; this encodes MATSQNTERLDRIMQAAPVIPVLIVEDPAKAVPMARALVRGGLPAIEITLRTPKALEAIRAVAAEVQGAFVGAGTVLDAAQYQAAVEAGATFVVSPGATDRLLAAASDHDVPLLPGSSTASEVMKLLEAGYSRLKLFPAEAVGGANLLKSLASPLPAARFCPTGGITEKTAPTYLGLPNVVCVGGSWIAGPDAIAAEDWDGIEARARRAAQLSA
- a CDS encoding calcium/sodium antiporter, with the protein product MLLDIALVGLGLVLLFFGGDLLVRGAVALAARLSVPPLLIGLTIVGFGTSMPELLVSLNAALAGLPDIAVGNVVGSNTANILLILGLAVLVAPLPTRIPGLSRDLAVMLASAGLLAVLAMDGRIAGWQGLLLLTLLAAYLVYGAIRGRSQGAEEPDTGSSLKLWQMLGFLAAGLVALVFGADFLVDGATSLARGVGVSDAVIGLTIVAVGTSLPELATSVVAAMKRQPEIAVGNVVGSNIFNILGILGVTAAISPVPVAPQMVAFDIPVMLAVSLAIAALLTVVHRVPRWAGLALLAVYAWYCVVLFV